From a single Couchioplanes caeruleus genomic region:
- the mmsA gene encoding multiple monosaccharide ABC transporter ATP-binding protein, protein MTNAPILLEMRSITKEFPGVKALSDVNLVVRAGEIHAICGENGAGKSTLMKVLSGVYPYGTYTGDIIYQGQPARYSDIRQSEHAGIVIIHQELALIPDMSITENIFLGNEPRKRGAIDWKAAQRQAVELLARVGLNEDPDTLIKDIGVGKQQLVEIAKAFAKDVKLLILDEPTAALNEADSQHLLDLLRGFRERGITSIMISHKLNEIEAIADSITILRDGKTVETLDVGAGGVDEDRIVRGMVGRELSSRFPDHTPTIGETFFEVRDWTVRHPISAERLVCKGESFHVRRGEIVGFAGLMGAGRTELAMSIFGRSYGVYLGGQIFKDGEEIQLKTVADAIHHGLAYVSEDRKAIGLNLLDDIKTSTVAAKLSKITKRGVLDEVAEYKAAEAYRRELRTKAPTVDEGVSKLSGGNQQKVVLAKWMFTDPDLLILDEPTRGIDVGAKYEIYGIIQRLADQGKGVIVISSELPELIGLCDRIYTVFEGQITGDIARRDANPETLMKQMTSTKKMQTR, encoded by the coding sequence ATGACAAACGCCCCCATCCTCCTGGAGATGCGTTCCATCACCAAGGAGTTCCCCGGCGTCAAGGCGCTCTCCGACGTCAACCTGGTGGTCCGGGCCGGCGAGATCCACGCCATCTGCGGTGAGAACGGCGCCGGCAAGTCGACGCTGATGAAGGTCCTCAGCGGCGTGTACCCGTACGGCACGTACACCGGCGACATCATCTACCAGGGCCAGCCCGCACGGTACTCGGACATCCGGCAGAGCGAGCACGCGGGCATCGTGATCATCCACCAGGAGCTCGCGCTCATCCCGGACATGTCGATCACCGAGAACATCTTCCTCGGCAACGAGCCGCGCAAGCGGGGCGCGATCGACTGGAAGGCGGCTCAGCGCCAGGCGGTCGAGCTGCTGGCCCGGGTCGGCCTGAACGAGGACCCCGACACCCTGATCAAGGACATCGGCGTCGGCAAGCAGCAGCTCGTCGAGATCGCCAAGGCCTTCGCCAAGGACGTCAAGCTGCTCATCCTCGACGAGCCGACCGCGGCGCTCAACGAGGCGGACTCGCAGCACCTGCTCGACCTGCTGCGCGGCTTCCGCGAGCGCGGCATCACCTCGATCATGATCTCGCACAAGCTCAACGAGATCGAGGCGATCGCCGACTCCATCACGATCCTGCGCGACGGCAAGACCGTCGAGACGCTCGACGTCGGCGCGGGCGGCGTGGACGAGGACCGCATCGTGCGCGGCATGGTCGGCCGGGAGCTCAGCAGCCGGTTCCCGGACCACACCCCGACGATCGGCGAGACCTTCTTCGAGGTGCGCGACTGGACGGTCCGGCACCCGATCTCCGCCGAGCGGCTGGTCTGCAAGGGCGAGAGCTTCCACGTCCGCCGCGGCGAGATCGTCGGCTTCGCCGGCCTCATGGGCGCCGGCCGTACCGAGCTGGCGATGAGCATCTTCGGCCGCTCGTACGGCGTCTACCTCGGCGGCCAGATCTTCAAGGACGGCGAGGAGATCCAGCTCAAGACCGTCGCCGACGCGATCCACCACGGCCTGGCGTACGTGAGCGAGGACCGCAAGGCGATCGGCCTCAACCTGCTCGACGACATCAAGACGTCGACGGTGGCCGCCAAGCTGTCCAAGATCACCAAGCGTGGCGTGCTCGACGAGGTCGCCGAGTACAAGGCGGCCGAGGCCTACCGCCGGGAGCTGCGCACCAAGGCGCCAACGGTGGACGAGGGCGTCTCCAAGCTCTCCGGCGGCAACCAGCAGAAGGTCGTCCTGGCGAAGTGGATGTTCACGGACCCCGACCTGCTGATCCTCGACGAGCCCACCCGCGGCATCGACGTGGGCGCGAAGTACGAGATCTACGGCATCATCCAGCGGCTCGCCGACCAGGGCAAGGGCGTCATCGTCATCTCCTCGGAGCTGCCCGAGCTGATCGGGCTCTGCGACCGCATCTACACCGTGTTCGAAGGCCAGATCACGGGTGACATCGCCCGCAGGGACGCGAACCCGGAGACCCTCATGAAGCAGATGACCTCGACGAAGAAGATGCAGACCCGATGA